The Lycium ferocissimum isolate CSIRO_LF1 chromosome 10, AGI_CSIRO_Lferr_CH_V1, whole genome shotgun sequence genome window below encodes:
- the LOC132034046 gene encoding glutathione S-transferase TCHQD produces the protein MQLYHHPFSLDSQKVRLTLEEKEIDYTSHHVNPLTGKNMDAFFFRMNPSGKIPVLQNGSHIIFDTIEIIQYIERIAEKVSSGGNNLNLSSKEVVEWMHKIQEWDAMYFTLFHVPEKYRLYVFKFLRRVIMARMAESRDLASAYHCKLREAYDRDEKLNNAEVLRRSENHLARLLDEVELKLGETSYLVGEDFSLADVMLIPILARLELLNLEDEYINSRPNIADYWVLVKQRPSYKKVIGKYFDGWKRRKTLLKTWCFIRVRSMLRKY, from the exons ATGCAGCTATATCATCATCCTTTTTCCTTGGACAGCCAGAAAGTGAGACTTACTCTGGAAGAGAAAGAGATCGATTACACGTCGCATCATGTGAACCCTTTAACTGGCAAGAACATGGATGCATTTTTCTTCAGGATGAATCCAAGTGGCAAAATTCCAGTTTTACAGAATGGTTCTCACATCATATTTGACACTATTGAGATAATTCA GTATATCGAAAGAATTGCAGAAAAAGTGTCTTCTGGTGGAAACAATCTGAACCTTAGCAGTAAAGAAGTTGTTGAGTGGATGCATAAAATACAAGAATGGGATGCAATGTACTTTACCCTTTTCCATGTCCCTGAGAAGTATCGgctatatgtttttaaattCCTGAGGCGTGTGATAATGGCCCGAATGGCTGAATCTCGTGACTTAGCAAGTGCCTACCACTGTAagttaagagaggcatatgatagaGACGAGAAGTTGAATAATGCTGAAGTTTTGAGACGTAGTGAGAATCATCTAGCAAGACTTCTTGATGAAGTGGAACTCAAACTTGGTGAAACATCATATCTAGTCGGGGAAGATTTCAGTCTAGCTGATGTAATGCTCATTCCTATTCTAGCTAGACTAGAactgttgaacttggaagacgaGTACATAAACAGTCGTCCAAACATAGCAGATTACTGGGTGCTTGTTAAGCAAAGACCCAGTTATAAGAAGGTGATTGGTAAATATTTTGATGGATGGAAAAGACGGAAAACTCTGCTGAAAACATGGTGCTTCATCCGTGTCAGAAGCATGCTCCGAAAATATTGA